Proteins from a single region of Tistrella mobilis:
- a CDS encoding ISAs1 family transposase, whose protein sequence is TRYYLSSARLSAAAFAKAVRGHWAIENGLHWVLDTTFREDEARARKDHGPENLAIIRKLALNVLKTARPTISIRRKRKRSGWSDAFARSVIGQMR, encoded by the coding sequence CTACCCGCTATTACCTCTCCTCCGCCCGCTTGTCCGCCGCCGCCTTCGCCAAGGCCGTCCGCGGCCACTGGGCCATCGAGAACGGCCTGCACTGGGTTCTCGACACCACCTTCCGCGAGGACGAGGCCCGCGCTCGCAAGGACCACGGTCCGGAAAACCTCGCCATCATCCGAAAACTCGCCCTCAACGTCCTCAAAACGGCCAGGCCAACCATCTCCATCCGTCGCAAGCGAAAGCGATCCGGATGGTCCGACGCATTCGCCCGATCCGTCATCGGGCAAATGCGATAG
- a CDS encoding argininosuccinate synthase: protein MSRDVKKVVLAYSGGLDTSIILRWLQENYGCEVVTFTADLGQGEELEPARAKAEMMGASEIFVEDLREEFVRDYVFPMFRANALYEGVYLLGTSIARPLIAKRQIEIARQVGADAVAHGATGKGNDQVRFELGYYALEPGIKVVAPWREWDLNSRTRLIDYAEKHQIPIAKGKRGEAPYSTDANLLHISYEGRALEDPWVEPDEEMFTRSVSPAAAPDEPTYVEISFERGDAVAIDGEALTPAALLTRLNDLGGANGIGRLDLVENRFVGMKSRGVYETPGGTILLVAHRAMESLTLDRGASHLKDELMPRYAELIYNGFWFSPEREMLQALIDRSQENVTGTVRLKLFKGNVIVVGRKSPKSLYDEAFATFEADQVYDQRDAQGFIKLNALRLRLGARRGDRR, encoded by the coding sequence ATGAGCCGCGACGTCAAGAAAGTCGTCCTCGCCTATTCCGGCGGTCTCGACACCTCGATCATCCTGCGCTGGCTGCAGGAGAATTACGGCTGCGAGGTCGTCACCTTCACCGCCGATCTCGGCCAGGGCGAGGAGCTGGAGCCGGCGCGCGCGAAGGCCGAGATGATGGGCGCATCCGAGATCTTCGTCGAGGATCTGCGCGAGGAGTTCGTGCGCGATTACGTCTTCCCGATGTTCCGCGCCAATGCCCTTTACGAGGGCGTCTATCTGCTCGGCACCTCCATCGCCCGGCCGCTGATCGCCAAGCGCCAGATCGAAATCGCCCGTCAGGTCGGCGCCGATGCGGTCGCCCATGGCGCCACCGGCAAGGGCAATGATCAGGTCCGTTTCGAGCTTGGCTATTACGCGCTCGAGCCCGGCATCAAGGTGGTCGCACCCTGGCGCGAATGGGATCTCAACTCCCGCACCAGGCTGATCGACTATGCCGAGAAGCATCAGATCCCGATCGCCAAGGGCAAGCGCGGCGAGGCGCCGTATTCGACCGACGCCAACCTGCTGCACATCTCTTATGAAGGCCGCGCCCTGGAAGATCCCTGGGTCGAGCCGGACGAGGAGATGTTCACCCGCTCGGTCTCGCCCGCCGCGGCCCCCGACGAGCCGACCTATGTCGAGATCTCGTTCGAGCGGGGCGATGCGGTCGCGATCGACGGCGAGGCGCTGACGCCTGCGGCCCTGCTGACCCGCCTGAACGATCTGGGCGGCGCCAACGGCATCGGCCGGCTCGATCTGGTCGAAAACCGGTTCGTGGGCATGAAGTCGCGCGGCGTCTACGAGACCCCGGGCGGCACCATCCTGCTGGTCGCGCATCGCGCGATGGAGAGCCTGACCCTCGACCGCGGGGCCTCGCACCTCAAGGACGAGCTGATGCCCCGCTATGCGGAGCTGATCTATAACGGCTTCTGGTTCTCGCCCGAGCGCGAGATGCTTCAGGCGCTGATCGACCGGAGCCAGGAGAACGTCACCGGCACCGTCCGGCTGAAGCTGTTCAAGGGCAATGTGATCGTCGTCGGCCGCAAGTCGCCGAAGAGCCTCTATGACGAGGCCTTTGCGACCTTCGAGGCCGACCAGGTCTACGACCAGCGCGATGCCCAGGGCTTCATCAAGCTGAACGCCCTGCGTCTGCGTCTCGGCGCGCGCCGCGGCGATCGCCGCTGA
- a CDS encoding homospermidine synthase: protein MTKHAALPGRLLMLGFGSIGQGVLPLILRHIDITPDRITIISPDDAGKAVAEEYGVTFLKMALTRENYAAELEQRLGQGDFLCNVSVEVSSVALIRKCRELGALYVDTCVEPWPGGYTDPDLSPSQRSNYALRESALDVKRELGAGPTAVIAHGANPGLVSHFLKAALLDIAAASGMDATRPESREGWAALARDLGVKVVHIAERDTQKGLPPKERGEFVNTWSVNGFVGEGCQPSELGWGTHEPELPPEGRRHDFGCDAAIYLMRPGAGTRVRTWVPSEGPIHGWLITHNESISTADYYTLRDEAGEVVYRPTCHYAYHPCDEAVLSLHEFAGKNWELQPRVRILMDETQPGGVDELGVLVNGPAKGSYWYGSQLTIDEARELVPHNNATSLQVTVSVLAAMIWAIENPNAGVVEPEDIDERRILEISTPYLGTMAGYWTNWTPLQDRETLFPEDLDRNEPWAFKNVIVR from the coding sequence ATGACCAAGCACGCCGCACTTCCCGGCCGCCTGCTGATGCTCGGCTTCGGCAGCATCGGACAGGGTGTCCTGCCGCTGATCCTGCGCCATATCGACATCACCCCGGACCGGATCACGATCATCTCGCCCGACGATGCCGGCAAGGCCGTCGCGGAGGAATACGGCGTCACCTTCCTGAAGATGGCGCTGACCCGCGAGAACTATGCGGCCGAGCTGGAGCAGCGGCTGGGCCAGGGCGATTTCCTCTGCAACGTCTCGGTCGAGGTGTCGAGCGTCGCCCTGATCCGCAAGTGCCGCGAGCTGGGTGCGCTTTACGTCGACACCTGCGTCGAGCCCTGGCCGGGCGGCTATACCGACCCCGACCTCTCGCCCTCGCAGCGCAGCAACTACGCCCTGCGTGAGAGCGCGCTCGACGTGAAGCGCGAGCTGGGTGCCGGGCCGACCGCGGTCATCGCCCATGGCGCCAATCCGGGCCTGGTGTCGCATTTCCTGAAGGCGGCGCTGCTGGACATCGCCGCGGCGAGCGGCATGGATGCGACGCGGCCCGAGAGCCGCGAAGGCTGGGCGGCGCTGGCCCGGGATCTGGGCGTGAAGGTCGTCCATATCGCCGAGCGCGACACCCAGAAGGGCCTGCCGCCCAAGGAGCGCGGCGAGTTCGTCAACACCTGGTCGGTGAACGGCTTCGTGGGCGAGGGCTGCCAGCCGTCGGAACTCGGCTGGGGCACGCACGAGCCGGAGCTGCCTCCGGAGGGCCGCCGCCACGATTTCGGCTGCGATGCCGCGATCTACCTGATGCGTCCGGGTGCCGGCACCCGCGTGCGCACCTGGGTCCCGAGCGAAGGCCCGATCCACGGCTGGCTGATCACCCATAACGAGTCGATCTCCACCGCCGACTATTACACGCTGCGCGACGAGGCGGGCGAGGTGGTCTATCGGCCGACCTGCCATTACGCCTATCACCCCTGCGACGAGGCCGTGCTGTCGCTGCACGAATTCGCCGGCAAGAACTGGGAACTGCAGCCCCGCGTCCGCATCCTGATGGACGAGACCCAGCCCGGCGGCGTCGACGAGCTGGGCGTGCTGGTCAACGGCCCGGCCAAGGGCAGCTACTGGTACGGCTCGCAGCTGACCATCGACGAGGCCCGCGAGCTGGTCCCGCACAACAACGCCACCAGCCTGCAGGTGACGGTGTCGGTGCTGGCGGCGATGATCTGGGCGATCGAGAACCCGAATGCCGGTGTGGTCGAGCCCGAGGATATCGACGAGCGCCGCATCCTCGAGATCTCGACCCCCTATCTCGGCACCATGGCCGGCTACTGGACCAACTGGACCCCGCTTCAGGACCGCGAGACCCTCTTCCCCGAGGATCTGGACCGGAACGAGCCCTGGGCGTTCAAGAACGTCATCGTGCGCTGA
- a CDS encoding Panacea domain-containing protein: MTVPTLSAAKYLCEASEWSLSNLKLQKLLYISHMMHLGRTGTPLIDGHFEAWDYGPVEPSLYHHVKAFGRNEIGPVFHTVAPVTDPVAKDVMERTFQSLRNMTPGQLVGVTHWDQGAWAQHYRPDTRGAVIPNEAILEEYARRLKSGS, from the coding sequence ATGACCGTTCCGACATTGAGTGCCGCGAAGTATCTGTGTGAAGCATCCGAATGGAGCCTGAGTAATCTTAAACTCCAGAAGCTCCTTTATATCTCGCATATGATGCATCTTGGTCGGACTGGAACGCCATTGATAGACGGCCATTTTGAAGCATGGGATTACGGTCCGGTTGAGCCGTCGCTCTACCATCACGTGAAAGCCTTCGGTCGCAATGAGATTGGTCCGGTATTCCACACGGTTGCACCAGTCACGGATCCGGTAGCAAAAGACGTTATGGAACGCACCTTCCAAAGCTTGCGCAATATGACGCCAGGACAGTTGGTGGGTGTCACGCATTGGGATCAAGGTGCCTGGGCGCAGCATTACCGCCCTGACACTAGAGGCGCAGTCATCCCCAATGAAGCCATCCTCGAAGAATACGCAAGGCGGCTGAAAAGTGGTTCATGA
- a CDS encoding 2'-5' RNA ligase family protein — protein MLYVLCLPRFAAADADRIDAFRRRHEPARATLVPPHLTLVFGAAMACRPALETALAALAATEPAFDLTLGDPHTHLDDGRREYAFYLRALDGRGPLTRLHAALHDGPGLPTRRPDTPFDPHLTLTGALEAEPVTAAAAAFAADAWPLPVRGRMEAIRLVGIDGFQMNEVAKYELHTTNRSFD, from the coding sequence ATGCTCTATGTCCTCTGCCTCCCGCGTTTCGCTGCCGCCGATGCCGATCGGATCGATGCCTTCCGCCGCCGCCACGAACCGGCGCGGGCCACCCTGGTGCCCCCGCATCTGACACTGGTCTTCGGTGCCGCCATGGCCTGTCGGCCGGCCCTTGAAACCGCCCTGGCTGCCCTTGCGGCCACGGAACCGGCCTTCGATCTGACCCTGGGCGATCCGCACACCCATCTGGACGACGGGCGGCGCGAATACGCCTTCTATCTGCGCGCGCTCGACGGCAGGGGGCCGCTCACCCGCCTTCACGCCGCCCTGCATGATGGTCCGGGCCTTCCGACCCGCCGCCCGGACACCCCCTTCGATCCGCATCTGACCCTGACCGGTGCCCTGGAAGCGGAGCCGGTCACGGCAGCCGCCGCGGCTTTCGCCGCCGACGCCTGGCCGTTGCCGGTGCGGGGGCGGATGGAGGCTATACGTCTTGTCGGGATTGATGGTTTTCAGATGAATGAGGTTGCGAAGTATGAGCTTCATACAACCAACAGAAGTTTTGATTGA
- the folD gene encoding bifunctional methylenetetrahydrofolate dehydrogenase/methenyltetrahydrofolate cyclohydrolase FolD: MASAELIDGKAVAADLRSATAARVGGLYARHGIRPGLAVVLVGEDPASQVYVRNKHRQTEAAGMRSLEHKLPADTSEAALLDLVAQLNADPEVDGILVQLPLPRQIDAQKVIEAIDPAKDVDGFHPVNAGRLATGQPALVPCTPLGCLMLLDRTLGQNMAGRHAVVIGRSNIVGKPMGQLLLGRDCTVTIAHSRTKDLPEMVRTADIVVAAVGRPEMVRGFWIKPGATVIDVGINRLPPATDGGKDRLVGDVAFDEVKAVAAHITPVPGGVGPMTIACLLSNTLQAACARRGIDMTQL; the protein is encoded by the coding sequence ATGGCTTCAGCTGAACTCATCGACGGCAAGGCCGTCGCTGCGGATCTGCGTTCCGCCACCGCGGCCCGCGTCGGCGGCCTCTATGCCCGCCATGGCATCCGCCCCGGCCTCGCCGTGGTGCTGGTCGGCGAGGATCCGGCAAGCCAGGTCTATGTCCGCAACAAGCATCGCCAGACCGAAGCGGCCGGCATGCGCAGCCTTGAACACAAGCTGCCTGCCGACACCTCCGAAGCGGCCCTGCTCGACCTGGTGGCGCAGCTGAACGCCGATCCCGAGGTCGACGGCATCCTGGTCCAGCTGCCGCTGCCCCGCCAGATCGATGCCCAGAAGGTGATCGAGGCGATCGATCCGGCCAAGGATGTCGACGGCTTCCATCCGGTCAATGCCGGCCGTCTGGCCACCGGTCAGCCGGCCCTGGTGCCCTGCACCCCGCTCGGCTGCCTGATGCTGCTCGACCGGACCCTGGGCCAGAACATGGCCGGCCGGCATGCCGTGGTGATCGGCCGCTCCAACATCGTCGGCAAGCCGATGGGCCAGTTGCTGCTCGGCCGCGACTGCACCGTCACCATCGCGCATTCGCGCACCAAGGATCTGCCCGAGATGGTGCGCACCGCCGATATCGTGGTCGCCGCCGTCGGCCGGCCCGAGATGGTGCGCGGCTTCTGGATCAAACCGGGTGCGACCGTGATCGATGTCGGCATCAACCGCCTGCCGCCGGCGACCGACGGCGGCAAGGACCGCCTGGTCGGCGACGTCGCCTTCGACGAGGTCAAGGCGGTGGCGGCGCATATCACGCCCGTGCCGGGCGGCGTCGGCCCCATGACCATCGCCTGCCTGCTCTCGAACACGCTGCAGGCGGCCTGTGCCCGCCGCGGCATCGACATGACCCAGCTCTGA
- a CDS encoding DUF167 domain-containing protein has translation MSDDMTGMAAPAVEREGPANVSIFVKVQPKARKAAIEPARDDGHGRMRLQVKVTAAPEDGKANAAVERLVAEALGIARNRVRVVQGVTDRAKRLGIEGEGFADAEDIAARARGLGA, from the coding sequence ATGAGCGACGATATGACCGGCATGGCGGCTCCCGCGGTCGAACGCGAGGGGCCGGCCAATGTCTCGATCTTCGTGAAGGTGCAGCCCAAGGCGCGCAAGGCCGCCATAGAACCTGCCCGCGATGACGGCCACGGCCGGATGCGGCTCCAGGTGAAGGTGACCGCCGCCCCCGAGGACGGCAAGGCCAATGCCGCGGTCGAGCGGCTGGTCGCCGAGGCATTGGGCATCGCCCGCAACCGGGTCCGCGTCGTCCAGGGCGTGACCGATCGTGCCAAGCGGCTGGGCATCGAGGGCGAGGGTTTCGCCGATGCCGAAGACATCGCCGCCCGCGCCCGCGGCCTTGGCGCCTGA
- a CDS encoding YggT family protein — protein sequence MASLLQGLLFLFNAAIEIYTWILIASVILSWLVAFNVVNTNNQVVYAIGSFIHRITEPVLRPIRNFLPSLGGLDLSPLILLLLLNFLKIVVNGWLAPYAYGMMY from the coding sequence ATGGCGTCGCTTCTCCAAGGCCTGCTCTTCCTGTTCAATGCCGCGATCGAGATCTACACCTGGATCCTGATCGCGAGTGTCATCCTGAGCTGGCTGGTGGCGTTCAACGTCGTCAACACCAACAATCAGGTCGTCTACGCGATCGGCAGCTTCATTCACCGGATCACCGAACCGGTGCTGCGCCCGATCCGCAACTTCCTGCCCAGCCTCGGCGGGCTGGACCTGTCGCCGCTGATCCTGCTGCTGCTGCTGAACTTCCTCAAGATCGTGGTCAATGGCTGGCTAGCACCTTATGCCTACGGGATGATGTACTGA
- the queF gene encoding preQ(1) synthase translates to MPVTGPSETIYAGLEQLGRSTDLPASPDQAVLERVANPHPGTRYAVRFVCPEFTSLCPITGQPDFAHLVIDYVPGDWLVESKSLKLYLHAFRNHGDFHEACTVGIGKRLAELLAPEWLRIGGYWYPRGGIPIDVFYATGPVPADLWIPDQGVPPYRGRG, encoded by the coding sequence ATGCCCGTGACCGGACCGTCCGAAACCATCTATGCCGGGCTGGAACAGCTGGGACGGAGCACCGACCTCCCGGCCTCGCCGGATCAGGCGGTGCTGGAGCGGGTGGCGAACCCGCATCCGGGCACGCGCTATGCGGTGCGCTTCGTCTGCCCGGAATTCACCTCGCTCTGCCCTATCACCGGCCAGCCGGATTTTGCGCATCTGGTGATCGACTATGTGCCGGGCGACTGGCTGGTCGAGAGCAAGTCGCTGAAGCTCTATCTGCACGCCTTCCGCAACCATGGCGACTTCCACGAGGCCTGCACTGTGGGCATCGGCAAGCGCCTGGCGGAGCTGCTTGCACCGGAATGGCTGCGGATCGGCGGCTACTGGTATCCACGCGGCGGCATTCCGATCGACGTGTTCTACGCCACCGGGCCGGTGCCGGCCGATCTCTGGATCCCGGATCAGGGCGTGCCGCCCTATCGCGGCCGGGGCTGA